From the Desulfovibrio sp. JY genome, one window contains:
- a CDS encoding MucR family transcriptional regulator yields MEDYLKAALEIVKAQASVRTMTDDEITSMLKNVAAGIQAAAEADAAPAEPATPAIDPAKAVKESSVICLECGKSFKVLTKKHLAAHGLTPEEYRAKYGYKKGAPLAAKSLQRERRKKMKDMRLWERRRKPAAVTE; encoded by the coding sequence ATGGAAGACTATTTGAAAGCTGCCTTGGAGATCGTCAAAGCCCAGGCCTCCGTTCGGACCATGACTGATGACGAAATCACCTCCATGTTGAAGAATGTTGCCGCCGGCATTCAGGCCGCCGCCGAAGCCGACGCCGCCCCGGCCGAACCCGCCACGCCGGCCATTGATCCGGCCAAGGCCGTCAAGGAAAGCAGTGTGATTTGCCTGGAATGCGGCAAGTCCTTCAAGGTGCTCACCAAGAAACACCTTGCCGCCCACGGGCTTACTCCGGAAGAATACCGGGCGAAATACGGCTACAAGAAGGGCGCTCCCCTGGCGGCCAAGTCCCTGCAACGGGAACGCCGCAAGAAGATGAAGGACATGCGCCTTTGGGAGCGTCGTCGCAAGCCCGCCGCCGTCACCGAATAG
- a CDS encoding SH3 domain-containing protein encodes MQSMSRRLRFAALCVFLLLVWGCARAPQIPLAPTPPSVPTGKGEVQDLRVLPQDLNAYLRPGTADRLLYPKEQAGLRMETFLQTWLTPWNLGRPEYSRRAVETIFRRFEKSPGFGANGQPNSPSFAASLHAAAGLGSYPNVMRKALTVKNTNLRGMPTKAPRFADPSLPGEGYPFDYLQHTALPPGTPILVTHASRDGSWVLAESALTFGWLPATDVAYVDEATIAQFSTPRLAAVVKDQTSLPEAGITADVGAFFPLAGPADASGVTVLVPRRGGSGQAETVRVHLPATAAVPMPMPMTPRNVAAVGNQFMGKIYGWGGIDGKRDCSALTHDLFVPFGIYLPRNSASQAAYGGAIPLGDMDNAQKETTILSHGVPFASLIWMKGHILVYVGEYKGHPVVYHDMWGLHTFSETGRDGRLVIGRAVVTTLRAGEEVPAVGPTHILLNRVRSLSILVSPY; translated from the coding sequence ATGCAGTCCATGTCACGGCGGTTGCGTTTCGCCGCGCTTTGCGTCTTCCTGCTTTTGGTCTGGGGCTGCGCCCGGGCTCCACAGATTCCCCTTGCCCCCACGCCGCCGTCCGTCCCGACAGGCAAGGGCGAGGTCCAGGACCTGCGCGTCCTGCCCCAGGACCTAAACGCCTACCTGCGGCCCGGTACCGCCGACCGGCTGCTTTATCCCAAGGAACAGGCCGGACTGCGCATGGAAACCTTCCTGCAGACCTGGCTGACGCCCTGGAACCTGGGCCGGCCGGAATATTCGCGCCGGGCCGTGGAGACGATCTTCCGCCGCTTCGAAAAATCCCCGGGATTCGGTGCCAACGGACAGCCGAACAGCCCGTCCTTCGCCGCTTCGCTCCACGCCGCCGCCGGACTCGGCTCCTACCCCAACGTCATGCGCAAGGCGCTGACCGTCAAAAACACCAACCTGCGCGGCATGCCCACGAAGGCCCCGCGCTTTGCCGACCCGAGCCTGCCCGGCGAAGGCTACCCCTTCGACTATCTCCAGCATACCGCCCTGCCGCCGGGCACCCCCATCCTCGTCACCCACGCCAGCCGCGACGGCTCCTGGGTGCTGGCCGAATCCGCCCTGACCTTCGGCTGGCTGCCGGCCACGGACGTGGCCTACGTCGACGAGGCCACCATCGCTCAATTCTCCACGCCGCGCCTCGCGGCCGTGGTCAAGGACCAGACGTCGCTGCCCGAGGCCGGCATCACCGCCGACGTGGGCGCGTTCTTCCCCCTGGCCGGACCGGCCGACGCCTCGGGCGTCACCGTGCTCGTGCCGCGCCGGGGCGGCTCGGGCCAGGCCGAGACCGTGCGCGTGCACCTGCCGGCCACGGCCGCCGTGCCCATGCCCATGCCCATGACGCCGCGAAACGTCGCCGCCGTGGGCAACCAGTTCATGGGCAAAATCTACGGCTGGGGCGGTATCGACGGCAAACGCGACTGCTCGGCCCTGACCCACGACCTCTTCGTGCCCTTCGGCATCTACCTGCCGCGCAATTCCGCCAGCCAGGCCGCCTACGGCGGCGCCATTCCCCTTGGCGACATGGACAACGCCCAGAAGGAAACGACCATCCTCAGCCATGGCGTTCCCTTTGCCAGCCTGATTTGGATGAAAGGTCACATTCTCGTCTACGTCGGCGAGTACAAAGGACATCCCGTGGTCTACCACGACATGTGGGGGCTGCACACGTTCAGTGAAACGGGACGCGACGGCCGGCTCGTGATCGGACGCGCCGTCGTCACCACACTGCGCGCCGGCGAGGAAGTGCCGGCCGTGGGGCCGACCCATATTCTGCTCAATCGCGTGCGGTCTCTGTCTATTCTGGTCAGTCCCTATTAA
- a CDS encoding response regulator has translation MNKRVLFIDDDERILAGFRRNLHSAFEVDTAVGPEAGLAKVKASPAYAVVVSDLRMPGMDGIAVLSKVREMRPDSVRVMLTGFADLEAAIAAVNEGNIFRFLTKPCETGYLIGALTSAVEQYRLVMAERELLEGTLRGSLKMLSEVLSLLRPEVYGRVSRIAPYVRPLSKLCGDPSPWQTEAAAMLCLMGYITLPDSLISRVERGRALSPEDAANYQQHAEVAAKLVANIPRMGGVAKAIAYQEKNFDGGGFPGDAVRGKDIPMGARILRVLLEFDRLLTAGQAKAEAYKAIKQATGVYDPDVVAAFGEVLGEESNLVIVPMPVKSLRDNMILAEDMFVTRGGQQLKVLPKGYALSSVALAHISKLARYESVTDPVKVIIPADE, from the coding sequence GTGAATAAGCGGGTGCTTTTCATCGACGACGACGAGCGGATTCTGGCCGGGTTTCGCCGCAACCTGCATAGCGCCTTCGAGGTGGATACGGCTGTCGGGCCCGAGGCGGGGTTGGCCAAGGTCAAGGCCAGCCCTGCGTATGCGGTGGTGGTTTCCGACCTGCGCATGCCGGGCATGGACGGCATCGCGGTGCTGTCCAAGGTGCGCGAGATGCGCCCGGACTCGGTGCGGGTGATGTTGACCGGTTTCGCCGATCTCGAGGCCGCCATCGCGGCGGTCAACGAGGGCAACATCTTCCGCTTTCTGACCAAGCCGTGCGAGACCGGTTACCTGATCGGGGCGCTGACCTCCGCCGTGGAGCAGTACCGGCTGGTCATGGCCGAGCGGGAGCTTTTGGAGGGCACGCTTCGCGGCAGCCTCAAGATGCTTTCGGAAGTGCTGTCGCTGTTGCGCCCCGAGGTCTACGGCCGGGTGTCGCGCATCGCGCCGTACGTGCGGCCGCTGTCCAAGCTGTGCGGCGACCCGAGCCCCTGGCAGACCGAGGCGGCGGCCATGCTGTGTCTGATGGGCTACATCACCCTGCCCGATTCGCTCATTTCGCGGGTGGAGCGTGGGCGGGCGCTGTCGCCCGAGGATGCGGCGAACTACCAGCAGCACGCCGAGGTGGCGGCCAAGCTCGTGGCCAACATCCCGCGCATGGGCGGCGTGGCCAAGGCCATCGCCTATCAGGAGAAGAATTTCGACGGCGGCGGCTTTCCGGGCGATGCCGTGCGGGGCAAGGACATTCCGATGGGGGCGCGCATCCTGCGGGTGCTGCTCGAATTCGACCGGCTTCTGACCGCCGGCCAGGCCAAGGCCGAGGCCTACAAGGCCATCAAGCAGGCGACAGGGGTCTACGACCCGGATGTGGTGGCGGCGTTCGGCGAGGTGTTGGGAGAGGAGAGCAACCTCGTCATCGTGCCGATGCCGGTCAAGAGCCTGCGCGACAACATGATTCTGGCCGAGGACATGTTCGTGACGCGGGGTGGGCAACAGCTCAAGGTTCTGCCCAAGGGCTACGCACTGTCGAGCGTGGCCCTGGCCCACATTTCCAAGCTGGCCCGCTACGAGAGCGTCACCGACCCGGTCAAGGTCATCATCCCTGCGGACGAATAA
- a CDS encoding HDOD domain-containing protein: protein MRRSILFVDDEPQLLGGLRRMLWDKRDVWDMHFAEGGAQALAFLETTPVDVVVSDVRMPGMDGPEFLEAVRQRWPGTVRLILSGHSDRDFIFRSVKPAHQFLSKPCSPRELTTAINRVLRLADIFTDERVRDAVARVETLPVLPSIFAELTEELRSPNASVNTIGDILARDVGMATGLLRLVNSSFFGMPQRVSSTRQAVTLLGLETIRALVLAHGLFSRFDADRYPGFGLGRLWDHSLRVARMAKVLATLEDADKVEKEACFMAGMVHDVGKLMLAELFETEYREVLTDMQTRNVTPLEAEEGILAVSHAAVGAYLLGLWGFEEAVVFGVAGHHRPGTFGDGPPLAIPLVHAANALDHELVVIHGSYAPHPLDTVALDAMGYGGRAEAWREACRDVLQGGDGE from the coding sequence ATGCGTCGAAGCATTCTTTTCGTTGACGACGAACCGCAGCTGCTTGGCGGGCTGCGGCGGATGCTGTGGGACAAGCGTGACGTCTGGGACATGCATTTCGCCGAGGGCGGCGCCCAGGCGCTGGCGTTTCTGGAAACGACCCCGGTGGATGTGGTGGTTTCCGACGTGCGCATGCCGGGCATGGACGGGCCGGAATTTCTGGAAGCGGTGCGGCAGCGCTGGCCGGGCACGGTGCGGCTGATCCTGTCCGGGCATTCCGACCGCGACTTCATCTTCCGCTCGGTCAAGCCGGCCCATCAGTTCCTGAGCAAGCCCTGTTCGCCACGAGAACTGACCACCGCCATCAATCGGGTGTTGCGGCTGGCCGATATCTTCACCGACGAGCGGGTGCGCGACGCCGTCGCCCGCGTGGAGACCCTGCCGGTGCTGCCGTCGATTTTCGCCGAACTGACCGAGGAGCTGCGTTCGCCCAACGCCTCGGTCAACACCATAGGCGACATCCTCGCCCGCGACGTCGGCATGGCCACCGGGCTGCTGCGGCTCGTCAATTCCTCGTTTTTCGGCATGCCCCAGCGGGTGTCCTCCACCCGGCAGGCGGTGACCCTGCTCGGGCTCGAAACGATCCGGGCCCTGGTGCTGGCCCACGGGCTTTTTTCCCGCTTCGACGCCGACCGCTATCCGGGCTTCGGTCTGGGGCGGCTTTGGGACCACAGCCTGCGCGTGGCCCGGATGGCCAAGGTTTTGGCCACCCTCGAGGACGCGGACAAGGTGGAGAAGGAGGCCTGTTTCATGGCCGGGATGGTCCACGACGTGGGCAAGCTGATGCTGGCCGAGCTGTTCGAGACCGAGTATCGCGAGGTGCTGACGGACATGCAGACGCGAAACGTCACGCCCCTCGAGGCCGAGGAGGGGATTCTGGCCGTCTCCCATGCCGCGGTGGGGGCATACCTGCTCGGGCTGTGGGGATTCGAGGAGGCGGTGGTCTTCGGCGTGGCCGGGCATCACCGGCCGGGAACCTTCGGGGACGGGCCGCCGCTGGCCATCCCGCTGGTCCATGCCGCCAACGCCCTGGACCACGAGCTGGTGGTCATACACGGTTCCTACGCGCCCCATCCCCTGGATACGGTCGCCCTCGACGCCATGGGGTATGGCGGACGCGCGGAGGCCTGGCGCGAGGCCTGCCGGGATGTGTTGCAAGGAGGGGACGGTGAATAA
- a CDS encoding FAD-binding protein produces the protein MANDSQKKHDVIIVGGGPAGLFAAHYLSRNTDLSILLLEKGQPAGKRRCPMHGSKDCRKCAPCNILSGIGGAGLFSDGKLNFIPKLGKTDLTQFMPLSEATALIKETETLFSNLGMDGPVYPTDMEKARQIRKEARKLGIDLLLIRQKHLGSDHLPGHMAAMSQRLADQGVTIRTGEEARDVIIENGRVAGVATSKGEYRAPAVILAPGRVGAEWMGALARRHGLSYSQRGIEVGVRVEVHNEILSDITDVIYDPTFFVRTRKYDDQTRTFCTNQGGYVALENYQDFVCVNGHAYMDAKSDSANFAFLSKVVLTDPVSDNQAYGEAIGRLATMIGGGNPILQRFGDLKRGQRSTWSRIRKGSVEPTLTSVTCGDIAMALPERIMTNIIDGLEQLNAVVPGVANDETLLYAPEIKFFATQIDTTPDLETTVAGMYVAGDGPGVAGNIVSAAATGLIPAKAILRKLASR, from the coding sequence GTGGCAAACGATTCTCAAAAAAAACATGACGTCATCATCGTCGGCGGCGGCCCGGCCGGGCTTTTTGCCGCCCATTACCTGTCCCGCAACACCGACTTGTCGATCCTGCTCCTGGAAAAAGGCCAACCCGCCGGCAAACGCCGCTGCCCCATGCACGGCAGCAAGGATTGCCGCAAATGCGCGCCCTGCAACATCCTCTCCGGCATCGGCGGGGCCGGGCTCTTTTCCGACGGCAAGCTCAACTTCATCCCCAAGCTCGGCAAGACCGACCTGACCCAGTTCATGCCCCTGTCCGAGGCCACGGCCTTGATCAAGGAAACCGAGACCCTTTTCTCCAACCTCGGCATGGACGGCCCCGTCTACCCGACCGATATGGAAAAGGCCCGCCAGATCCGCAAGGAGGCCCGCAAACTCGGCATCGACCTGCTGCTCATCCGCCAAAAACACCTCGGCAGCGACCACCTGCCCGGCCATATGGCCGCCATGTCCCAACGGCTGGCCGACCAGGGCGTCACCATCCGCACCGGCGAGGAAGCCCGCGACGTCATCATCGAAAACGGGCGCGTGGCCGGCGTCGCCACCAGCAAGGGCGAATACCGCGCCCCGGCCGTCATCCTCGCCCCGGGCCGCGTCGGCGCCGAATGGATGGGCGCGCTGGCCCGCCGCCACGGCCTTTCCTACAGCCAGCGCGGCATCGAGGTGGGCGTGCGCGTCGAGGTGCACAACGAAATCCTGTCCGATATCACCGACGTCATCTACGACCCCACCTTCTTCGTGCGCACCCGCAAATACGACGACCAGACCCGCACCTTCTGCACCAACCAGGGCGGCTACGTGGCCCTGGAAAACTACCAGGACTTCGTGTGCGTCAACGGCCACGCCTACATGGACGCCAAATCCGACAGCGCCAACTTCGCCTTTCTCTCCAAAGTGGTCCTGACCGACCCCGTTTCCGACAACCAGGCCTACGGCGAAGCCATCGGACGCCTCGCCACCATGATCGGCGGCGGCAATCCCATCCTCCAGCGCTTCGGCGACCTCAAACGCGGCCAGCGCAGCACCTGGAGCCGCATCCGCAAAGGCTCCGTCGAACCGACGCTCACCTCCGTCACCTGCGGCGATATCGCCATGGCCCTGCCCGAACGCATCATGACCAACATCATCGACGGCCTGGAACAATTAAACGCCGTGGTGCCCGGCGTCGCCAACGACGAGACCCTGCTCTACGCCCCGGAAATCAAATTCTTCGCCACCCAGATCGACACCACCCCTGACCTCGAAACCACCGTGGCAGGCATGTACGTGGCCGGCGACGGGCCGGGCGTGGCCGGCAATATCGTCTCCGCCGCCGCGACCGGACTCATCCCGGCCAAGGCCATCCTGCGGAAGCTGGCCAGCCGTTAG
- a CDS encoding prolipoprotein diacylglyceryl transferase, giving the protein MGGLLAFVLSRATGIDAFAILQAGYLFLSLAGMAVVFFCTRRELSTDPARGRYLLVFLASLPLGLAGARLIPIIQDAFLADRLTFGIIARGGLVFYGGALAVLLAMRLGCRLWRLSPWPLVDAVCRYAPLGHAFGRLGCFFGGCCFGAVTTGPLGVRFPAGSPAFLQHKAAGLLPPGAVASLPVHPSQLYEAVGNLILFAGLLAVSRRPGGLPPGRAATLYLLGYAVLRFCLEFWRGDDIRGIYYGLSMSQYVALAVAAGAALVLLLARFRTQHPRS; this is encoded by the coding sequence ATGGGTGGACTGCTGGCCTTCGTGCTGTCCCGGGCCACGGGGATTGACGCCTTCGCCATTCTCCAGGCCGGGTACCTGTTTCTGTCCCTGGCCGGAATGGCCGTGGTGTTTTTCTGCACCCGGCGGGAGCTTTCGACCGATCCGGCGCGCGGGCGCTATCTGCTTGTCTTCCTCGCCAGTCTTCCGCTGGGGCTGGCCGGGGCGCGGCTGATCCCCATCATCCAGGACGCCTTTTTGGCCGACCGGCTCACTTTCGGCATCATCGCCCGGGGCGGGCTCGTGTTCTACGGCGGCGCGCTAGCGGTGCTTCTGGCCATGCGCCTGGGCTGCCGGCTGTGGCGGCTGTCCCCGTGGCCGCTCGTCGACGCCGTTTGCCGCTACGCGCCCCTGGGCCACGCCTTTGGCCGACTGGGCTGTTTTTTCGGCGGCTGCTGCTTTGGCGCGGTGACAACCGGGCCGCTGGGGGTGCGCTTCCCGGCCGGCTCGCCGGCCTTCCTCCAGCACAAGGCCGCGGGGCTGCTGCCGCCCGGGGCGGTCGCCTCGTTGCCGGTGCACCCGTCCCAGCTCTACGAAGCCGTGGGCAACCTGATCCTGTTCGCCGGGCTGCTCGCCGTGTCCAGACGCCCGGGCGGCCTGCCCCCGGGCCGGGCCGCCACGCTCTACCTGCTCGGCTACGCGGTCCTGCGCTTCTGCCTGGAGTTCTGGCGCGGCGACGACATCCGCGGCATCTATTACGGCCTGAGTATGTCCCAATACGTGGCGCTGGCCGTGGCAGCCGGCGCGGCGCTGGTGCTGTTGCTGGCCAGGTTTCGAACGCAACACCCCCGTTCATAA
- a CDS encoding CofH family radical SAM protein, whose translation MNAMTPLIPAKVAGDPAVILEKARSGQRLTPDDALVLALAAPLHDLCAAAMEARLARHGKNAYYVHNVHINFTNVCINACRFCAFSKVKGAAGARTLSVDDIVAELNARGDAPIREIHVVGGLNPDLPLSYYVDMLRAISRARPDAGIKAFTAVEVSHLADTMGVSEFEILSALKDAGLMMLPGGGAEVFSPALREKLCPEKISGERWLQVHATAHGMGLPTNATMLFGHIENWSDRVAHLSALRDLQDLTGGFACFIPLAYQPANNKLGAKGPDGTTVLRLIALSRLFLDNIPHLKAYWAMLGIKAAQMALWAGADDFDGTIVEERIGHAAGADSPKGMTLAQLRHAITSAGMVPVERTPDFQPIG comes from the coding sequence ATGAATGCAATGACACCGCTTATCCCCGCAAAGGTCGCCGGCGACCCCGCCGTGATCCTGGAAAAGGCCCGGTCCGGCCAGCGCCTGACCCCCGACGACGCGCTGGTCCTGGCCCTGGCCGCGCCGCTGCACGATCTGTGCGCCGCCGCCATGGAAGCCCGCCTCGCCCGTCACGGCAAGAACGCCTATTACGTCCACAACGTGCACATCAATTTCACCAACGTGTGCATCAACGCCTGCCGCTTCTGCGCCTTTTCCAAGGTCAAGGGCGCGGCCGGGGCGCGCACGCTTTCCGTGGACGACATCGTGGCCGAGCTTAATGCCCGGGGGGACGCGCCCATCCGGGAAATCCACGTGGTCGGCGGACTCAACCCCGACCTGCCGCTTTCCTATTACGTGGATATGCTGCGGGCTATTTCCCGGGCTCGGCCGGACGCGGGCATCAAGGCCTTCACCGCCGTGGAAGTATCCCACCTGGCCGACACCATGGGCGTTTCGGAATTCGAGATCCTTTCCGCGCTCAAGGATGCGGGGCTCATGATGCTGCCCGGCGGCGGGGCGGAGGTTTTTTCCCCGGCGCTTCGCGAGAAGCTGTGCCCGGAGAAGATTTCCGGCGAACGCTGGTTGCAGGTGCACGCCACGGCCCATGGCATGGGCCTGCCCACCAATGCCACCATGCTTTTCGGCCACATCGAGAACTGGTCCGACCGGGTGGCCCATCTGTCGGCCCTGCGCGACCTGCAGGACCTGACCGGCGGCTTCGCTTGCTTTATTCCCCTGGCCTACCAGCCGGCCAACAACAAACTCGGGGCCAAGGGCCCGGACGGCACGACCGTGCTGCGGCTTATCGCCCTGTCCCGGCTTTTCCTGGACAATATTCCGCACCTTAAGGCCTATTGGGCCATGCTCGGCATCAAGGCGGCCCAGATGGCGCTTTGGGCCGGGGCCGACGATTTCGACGGCACCATCGTGGAGGAACGCATCGGCCATGCCGCCGGCGCGGACAGCCCCAAGGGCATGACCCTGGCCCAGTTGCGCCACGCCATCACCTCCGCCGGCATGGTTCCGGTCGAACGCACGCCCGATTTCCAACCGATCGGTTGA
- a CDS encoding GNAT family N-acetyltransferase, translating into MSADDIAIRPALPADAPRLSRIFATAIETKARDSYGPRERAAWAARGTPAKFASMLADSRNSLLVAAMPSGIVGVGSLTGSEVSLLYVAPGAAPGTGGRLLAAVEELARAAGLTGLTLTASRNALSFYLRHGYAIVSPARRDLGNGISLVVCLMAKGLNA; encoded by the coding sequence ATGAGCGCGGACGACATCGCTATCCGGCCAGCGCTGCCCGCGGACGCACCCCGGCTGTCCCGCATCTTCGCCACAGCCATCGAAACCAAGGCCCGGGACAGCTACGGTCCGCGCGAACGCGCGGCCTGGGCGGCCCGGGGAACACCGGCCAAATTCGCGTCCATGCTGGCCGACTCCCGAAACAGCCTGCTCGTGGCCGCCATGCCGTCCGGCATCGTGGGCGTCGGCAGCCTGACCGGCAGCGAAGTGAGCCTGCTCTACGTCGCACCCGGGGCGGCCCCGGGAACGGGGGGCAGGCTGCTGGCCGCCGTGGAGGAACTCGCCCGCGCCGCAGGCCTCACCGGCCTGACCCTGACCGCCTCGCGCAACGCGCTCTCGTTCTACCTGCGCCACGGCTACGCCATCGTAAGCCCGGCCCGGCGCGATCTCGGCAACGGCATCTCCCTGGTCGTGTGCCTGATGGCCAAGGGGCTTAACGCCTGA